One Ethanoligenens harbinense YUAN-3 genomic window carries:
- the smc gene encoding chromosome segregation protein SMC, translating into MYLKSLTIQGFKSFPDKTVLTFGPGITAVVGPNGSGKSNISDAIRWVLGEMSVKSLRGGKMEDVIFGGTPVRRPLGYAEVSLTVDNSDHALPVESEEVTVTRRYYRSGESEYRLGGAQVRLRDIYELFMDTGLGHDGYAVISQGRIAEIVGARSEDRREIFEEAAGIAKFRFRKAEAERRLASTEENLVRLRDILSELEARVGPLKEQAEKAKRYLTLAEEKRTLEVGLWLHLLDVRREELRAGENKLEIARARHDELERKLDTVERTIDEAYMQGQKAAAEADRLRGEAAAREQEAVQCEAQAALCEGDAARADRTRAEVEEEHARNERSGSEDESGLAALQTELNEKQDALVGLRETLEACECDVRALTEEGDAQAAKTREASARLAQVRARLAGLGQRKSAAQAAAESAAARVEEIGLSAADRERRREQAATMLVDAQARLVKARETVQALENAVQGCTLKQDARRQKLAKEQERVRALSLRAGERAQRAAMLAEMEKNLEGFAHSVKLVVRESRRGSLRGILGPVSQLLSAPAEVAVAVETALGASAQHIVVENEENAKDAIRFLQRAEGGRATFLPLTSVRGGLLDAREIAGCAGYVGIASELVSFEERFREVAEHLLGRTVVARDLDSAVTMAKRFRYRFRIVTLDGQQVNAGGSLTGGSRRAGAGLVSRQAEITRLEEEARVLQAQLAEAEQAERRAKESLAAVEAEANGARGEQARAKEAAIRLEGEEKRLAEQADLLGADMRSLEEERRACMDKTAALRAQAQAVEEQMAACEQEAEQAEQALAACGVEGEALAAKREEQTARLTDIRLRQLGGEKDVQAVKQRIEALEAHRSEKKAHAETLALRMHTLEEEAREARERAQAQTAQAEVLRAKAADCRREAEQRAGEREDLERRTVELRAGSRALAEEKENMSRELARLEERKVTLQNSYDALIAKLWEEYELTRSQAEKEVPRVERPDEAEKRLNTLRHDIKALGSVNLAAIDEYREVEERYTFMKTQTDDVERSKAELETLIRGLTGEMRAQFSKKFAEINGHFASIFVELFGGGRAWLELTDPQDVLGCGIEIHVQPPGKIIKNLASLSGGEQAFVAIALYFALLKVRPSPFCVLDEIEAALDEQNVVRYASYLRRLCGSTQFIVITHRRGTMDEADILYGVTMQDQGVSKLLTLHLDELMERLGLEQKRG; encoded by the coding sequence GTGTATCTGAAATCGCTGACCATCCAGGGATTCAAATCCTTTCCTGACAAAACGGTGCTCACCTTCGGCCCGGGTATCACGGCCGTGGTGGGTCCGAACGGCAGCGGCAAAAGCAATATCAGCGACGCCATTCGCTGGGTGCTGGGCGAGATGTCGGTGAAAAGCCTGCGCGGCGGCAAAATGGAGGACGTCATCTTCGGCGGCACGCCGGTGCGCCGCCCGCTGGGCTACGCTGAGGTGAGCCTCACGGTGGATAACAGCGACCATGCGCTGCCGGTGGAGAGCGAGGAGGTCACCGTTACCAGGCGATATTACCGTTCGGGCGAAAGCGAGTACCGCCTGGGCGGGGCACAGGTGCGCCTGCGCGACATCTACGAGCTGTTCATGGATACCGGCCTCGGGCACGACGGGTACGCCGTCATCAGTCAGGGGCGTATCGCCGAGATCGTGGGTGCCCGCAGCGAGGACCGGCGCGAAATCTTTGAAGAAGCGGCGGGTATCGCCAAATTTCGTTTCCGCAAAGCCGAGGCCGAGCGCCGCCTGGCTTCCACCGAAGAAAATCTCGTGCGTCTGCGCGATATCCTCAGCGAGCTGGAGGCGCGGGTGGGCCCGCTCAAAGAGCAGGCGGAAAAGGCAAAGCGCTACCTGACGCTGGCGGAAGAGAAACGAACGCTGGAGGTCGGGCTGTGGCTGCATCTGCTGGATGTGCGCCGCGAGGAACTGCGCGCCGGAGAGAACAAGCTGGAAATCGCCCGCGCCCGGCACGATGAGTTGGAACGGAAGCTGGACACGGTTGAGCGTACCATCGACGAGGCGTACATGCAGGGGCAGAAAGCGGCGGCGGAAGCCGACCGCCTGCGCGGAGAAGCCGCCGCCCGCGAGCAGGAGGCTGTGCAATGTGAAGCGCAGGCCGCGCTGTGCGAGGGCGATGCGGCGCGCGCCGACCGCACCCGTGCCGAAGTCGAGGAAGAGCATGCCCGCAACGAGCGGTCCGGCAGCGAGGACGAAAGCGGGCTGGCTGCTTTGCAGACGGAACTAAACGAGAAACAGGACGCGCTGGTCGGCCTGCGGGAAACGCTGGAAGCCTGCGAGTGCGACGTACGGGCGCTGACCGAGGAGGGGGACGCACAGGCCGCGAAGACGCGTGAAGCGTCCGCACGCCTGGCGCAGGTGCGCGCCCGGCTGGCCGGGTTGGGGCAGCGGAAAAGCGCCGCGCAGGCGGCAGCCGAAAGCGCCGCCGCCCGTGTGGAGGAGATCGGGCTGAGCGCCGCCGACCGCGAACGGCGGCGCGAACAGGCCGCAACGATGCTGGTGGACGCGCAGGCCCGCCTGGTCAAAGCGCGGGAAACGGTGCAGGCACTGGAAAACGCCGTGCAGGGTTGCACGCTCAAGCAGGATGCCCGCAGGCAGAAGCTGGCCAAAGAACAGGAGCGGGTGCGCGCTCTGTCGTTGCGCGCGGGCGAGCGTGCCCAGCGCGCAGCGATGCTCGCGGAGATGGAAAAGAACCTGGAGGGCTTCGCGCACAGTGTCAAGCTGGTGGTGCGCGAGAGTCGGCGCGGCAGCCTGCGGGGTATCCTCGGGCCGGTGTCGCAACTGCTCTCCGCGCCGGCAGAGGTGGCGGTGGCGGTGGAGACTGCGCTTGGCGCGTCGGCACAGCACATCGTGGTGGAAAACGAAGAAAACGCCAAGGATGCCATCCGCTTTTTGCAGCGCGCGGAGGGCGGCCGTGCCACGTTTCTGCCGCTCACCAGCGTGCGCGGCGGCCTGTTGGACGCGCGCGAGATCGCCGGCTGCGCGGGGTATGTCGGCATTGCTTCCGAACTCGTTTCGTTTGAGGAGCGCTTCCGCGAGGTGGCCGAGCATCTGCTCGGGCGCACCGTGGTGGCGCGCGACCTCGACAGCGCGGTCACGATGGCCAAGCGTTTCCGTTACCGGTTCCGCATCGTCACGCTGGACGGGCAGCAGGTCAACGCGGGCGGTTCGCTCACCGGCGGTTCGCGCCGGGCGGGCGCAGGGCTGGTTTCCCGTCAGGCGGAGATCACCAGGCTGGAAGAAGAAGCGCGCGTGCTTCAGGCACAACTGGCCGAAGCGGAACAGGCCGAACGCCGCGCGAAGGAGAGTCTTGCCGCCGTGGAGGCCGAAGCGAACGGCGCACGCGGCGAACAGGCACGGGCAAAGGAAGCGGCCATCCGGCTGGAAGGCGAGGAAAAGCGTCTGGCCGAACAGGCCGACCTGCTCGGCGCGGATATGCGCTCGCTGGAAGAAGAACGCCGCGCCTGCATGGACAAGACCGCCGCGCTGCGCGCGCAGGCGCAGGCGGTGGAAGAACAGATGGCCGCCTGCGAGCAGGAAGCGGAACAGGCCGAACAGGCGCTGGCTGCCTGCGGCGTGGAGGGTGAAGCGCTGGCCGCGAAGCGTGAAGAGCAGACCGCCCGCCTGACCGATATCCGCCTGCGGCAGTTGGGCGGCGAAAAGGACGTACAGGCCGTCAAGCAGCGCATCGAGGCGCTGGAAGCGCACCGCAGCGAGAAAAAGGCCCATGCGGAAACGCTTGCGCTGCGGATGCACACGCTGGAGGAAGAAGCGCGGGAGGCCAGGGAACGTGCACAGGCGCAGACGGCGCAGGCGGAAGTGCTGCGGGCCAAGGCCGCCGACTGCCGCAGGGAAGCCGAACAGCGTGCGGGCGAGCGCGAGGACCTTGAGCGCCGCACGGTGGAGCTGCGCGCCGGCTCGCGGGCGCTGGCCGAGGAAAAAGAAAATATGTCGCGTGAGCTGGCGCGGCTGGAAGAACGCAAAGTGACGCTGCAGAACAGCTATGACGCGCTCATTGCCAAGCTGTGGGAGGAATACGAGCTTACCCGCTCTCAGGCAGAAAAGGAAGTGCCCCGCGTGGAGCGCCCGGATGAGGCGGAAAAGCGGCTGAATACGCTGCGGCACGACATCAAGGCGCTGGGCAGCGTCAACCTGGCCGCCATTGATGAATATCGTGAAGTGGAAGAGCGCTATACCTTCATGAAGACCCAGACCGACGACGTGGAGCGCTCCAAAGCCGAACTGGAAACGCTCATCCGCGGGCTCACCGGGGAGATGCGCGCACAGTTTTCCAAGAAATTCGCGGAGATCAACGGGCATTTCGCGTCGATTTTCGTGGAACTGTTCGGCGGCGGCCGGGCCTGGCTGGAGCTGACCGATCCGCAGGACGTGCTGGGCTGCGGTATTGAGATTCATGTGCAGCCGCCGGGCAAGATCATTAAAAATCTCGCGTCGCTTTCGGGCGGCGAGCAGGCATTCGTGGCCATCGCGCTCTATTTCGCGCTGCTCAAGGTGAGGCCGTCGCCGTTCTGCGTGCTCGATGAGATCGAGGCCGCGCTCGACGAGCAGAACGTGGTGCGCTATGCATCCTATCTGCGCAGGCTCTGCGGCAGCACGCAGTTCATCGTCATCACCCACCGGCGCGGCACCATGGACGAGGCCGACATCCTTTACGGCGTCACCATGCAGGACCAGGGCGTGTCCAAGCTGCTCACGCTGCATCTCGACGAACTGATGGAGAGGCTGGGGCTGGAACAAAAACGTGGATGA